Proteins from one Pagrus major chromosome 1, Pma_NU_1.0 genomic window:
- the rrbp1b gene encoding ribosome-binding protein 1b isoform X2, producing the protein MDVYDPQTLGFLVFGGFMIISALGIALVSTLSMKETSYEEALAKQRHQLVQTQTQKADKKKKDKTLEKKNKAKKKEDRPDGKLSDPGSDGGEEPEVVTCTEPESDPEPVSESDAAHEPRPMPEPEPEPTVVLATTIMSAPAPSPKEKKKKKSAKVEPAAVVETVAKEVLVTLMAPVVDASPVNVVPEVTKEPTAAKTEEPKETLSKKKKSKRPEPVTDSAKSSHLPPHGELLSAVSNMALSEDEMHKLMEVLNQKAGVRQGSWQLASQRGDPLSALKKQLEEKEKLLTSEQDGAMTAKNRLRELSKELGAEKSKMASLEARLKAEQSARVQEVNGLQAKIQTADQEHLKHTQQLNQKIGSLQEQLENGPNAQLARLQQENSILRDALNQATSQAESRQNAELACLRQDCVRLGRELTERTDALRTDEGRRKSLEAKMAAVEQELAQAQLVHGDTERALQQRLEEVCSDLKASQQEAAAVSELQGALVSREAELQELKVQLENKAAVQVDESSEVQQLKSCVQRRDEQVVALEAELAQLREELQLLTSSQRVKEGDAAAGDQVHKDGSGSETESEQPFESLEEDSQLLRLEEELQQLREELQQARYHGTELQEKMASSAAASSTAERVSEQREAELQAALTEAQSRIASLRLDFQASLQVLFPGVCVEAEQSDWLQLFIQTVQESKGEAERSHSESRLTEAQRKQTELQTEFDQKMKLLQETEAELQALQRRSEEEENVWKKKLCEAEQQKQTVLDQLQLLEDRAQTENTQQLKEQLMLLEAQLEKQLEEASFSQSCSEELAQVQSQLQQVSIRLQSEQEQRQQLDADLQQARQEVLELQQKLEAVQRSAASLQEAPVEVKEETPV; encoded by the exons ATGGATGTCTACGACCCACAGACACTCGGCTTCCTGGTCTTTGGAGGCTTCATGATCATCTCGGCGCTCGGTATCGCCCTCGTCTCCACGCTCTCCATGAAGGAGACGTCGTATGAGGAGGCGCTGGCCAAACAGCGGCACCAGCTCGTCCAAACACAGACCCAGAAAGCagataagaagaagaaggacaagaccctggagaagaagaacaaagcCAAGAAGAAGGAAGACCGGCCCGATGGGAAGCTCTCAGATCCAGGCAGTGATGGTGGCGAGGAGCCGGAGGTGGTGACTTGCACTGAACCAGAATCTGACCCAGAACCTGTCTCTGAGTCTGATGCTGCCCATGAGCCCAGACCAATgcctgaaccagaaccagaacccaCTGTGGTATTAGCTACCACCATCATGTCTGCTCCAGCCCCCTCAccgaaggagaagaagaagaagaagtcagccAAGGTTGAGCCAGCTGCAGTGGTGGAAACCGTTGCTAAGGAAGTTCTGGTCACACTCATGGCGCCGGTCGTCGATGCTTCTCCCGTGAACGTCGTCCCTGAAGTCACCAAAGAACCGACTGCTGCCAAAACTGAAGAACCAAAAGAGACGttgagcaagaagaagaagtccaAGAGACCTGAGCCAG tgACTGACTCTGCTAAATCCTCCCACCTGCCGCCGCATGGCGAGCTGCTGTCCGCCGTATCCAACATGGCGCTCAGCGAGGACGAGATGCACAAACTCATGGAGGTCCTGAACCAGAAGGCCGGGGTCCGCCAAGGCTCCTGGCAGCTG GCGAGTCAGAGAGGAGATCCACTGTCCGCTCTGaagaaacagctggaggagaaagaaaagctgCTGACCTCCGAGCAGGACGGCGCCATGACTGCCAAAAACCGCCTGCGAGAGCTCAGCAAG GAGCTTGGTGCAGAGAAATCCAAGATGGCTTCTTTGGAGGCCCGTCTGAAGGCGGAGCAGAGTGCTCGAGTTCAGGAGGTCAACGGCCTGCAGGCCAAAATCCAGACTGCTGACCAGGAGCACCTGAAACATACCCAGCAGCTGAACCAGAAG ATCGGGAGTCTGCAGGAACAGCTGGAGAACGGCCCGAATGCTCAGCTGGCccggctgcagcaggagaacTCCATCCTCCGAGATGCCCTGAACCAGGCGACCAGCCAGGCTGAGAGCAG GCAAAATGCGGAGCTGGCCTGCCTCAGGCAGGACTGTGTCCGTCTGGGTCGGGAGTTGACCGAGCGTACTGACGCTCTGCGGACCGACGAGGGGCGCAGGAAGAGTCTGGAGGCCAAGATGGCCGCTGTCGAGCAAGAACTGGCCCAAGCCCAG ctgGTCCACGGGGACACTGAGCGCGCTCTGCAGCAGCGACTGGAGGAAGTGTGTTCGGACCTGAAAGCCTCGCAGCAGGAAGCTGCTGCCGTTAGCG AGCTGCAGGGGGCACTGGTGTCCAGAGAGGCTGAGCTGCAGGAGCTCAAGGTCCAGCTGGAGAACAAGGCTGCAGTCCAG gtggACGAGTCGTCTGAAgtgcagcagctgaagagcTG tGTGCAGCGCAGAGACGAGCAGGTCGTCGCTCTGGAGGCGGAGCTCGCTCAGCTGAGGGAGGAGCTACAGCTGCTGACATCATCACAGAG AGTGAAGGAAGGTGACGCAGCAGCTGGAGATCAGGTGCACAAAGAC GGATCAGGAAGTGAGACAGAGTCCGAGCAGCCGTTTGAAAG TCTGGAGGAAGACTCTCAGCTGCTGCGTCTGGAGGAAGAACTTCAGCAGCTCAGAGAGGAGCTCCAACAGGCCCGCTACCACGGCACC gagctgcaggagaaaatGGCGTCGTCAGCAGCGGCGTCTTCGACTGCAGAGCGTGTGAGCGAGCAGAGAGAGGCGGAGCTTCAAGCAGCGCTG aCTGAAGCTCAGTCCAGGATTGCGTCCCTGCGTTTGGACTTCCAGGCGTCACTGCAGGTTCTGTTTCCTGGCGTCTGTGTGGAGGCGGAGCAG agcGACTGGCTGCAACTCTTCATTCAGACAGTTCAGGAGAGTAAAGGTGAAGCAGAGAGGTCTCACTCTGAG TCGAGGCTGACGGAGGCTCAGAGGAAACAGACGGAGCTGCAGACGGAGTTTGATCAGAaaatgaagctgctgcaggaaacT GAGGCGGAGCTTCAGGCTCTGCAGCGACgctctgaagaagaagaaaacgtgTGGAAGAAGAAACTGTGTGAAgctgagcagcagaaacaaaca GTCCtggatcagctgcagctgctggaggaccgagctcagacagaaaacactcaGCAG CTGAAGGAGCAGCTGATGCTGTTGGAGGCTCAGCTGGAGAAACAACTGGAGGAGGCCAGCTTCAGTCAGAGCTGCAGCGAGGAGCTCGCTCAG gtgcagtctcagctgcagcaggtgtCCATCAGGCTGCAGTCGGAGCaggagcagagacagcagctggACGCAGATCTGCAGCAG GCTCGACAGGAAGTGTTGGAGTTGCAGCAGAAGCTGGAGGCTGTTCAGAGATCTGCTGCTTCACTCCAG GAGGCGCcggtggaggtgaaggaggagacgCCGGTGTGA
- the rrbp1b gene encoding ribosome-binding protein 1b isoform X1 — translation MDVYDPQTLGFLVFGGFMIISALGIALVSTLSMKETSYEEALAKQRHQLVQTQTQKADKKKKDKTLEKKNKAKKKEDRPDGKLSDPGSDGGEEPEVVTCTEPESDPEPVSESDAAHEPRPMPEPEPEPTVVLATTIMSAPAPSPKEKKKKKSAKVEPAAVVETVAKEVLVTLMAPVVDASPVNVVPEVTKEPTAAKTEEPKETLSKKKKSKRPEPVTDSAKSSHLPPHGELLSAVSNMALSEDEMHKLMEVLNQKAGVRQGSWQLASQRGDPLSALKKQLEEKEKLLTSEQDGAMTAKNRLRELSKELGAEKSKMASLEARLKAEQSARVQEVNGLQAKIQTADQEHLKHTQQLNQKIGSLQEQLENGPNAQLARLQQENSILRDALNQATSQAESRQNAELACLRQDCVRLGRELTERTDALRTDEGRRKSLEAKMAAVEQELAQAQLVHGDTERALQQRLEEVCSDLKASQQEAAAVSELQGALVSREAELQELKVQLENKAAVQVDESSEVQQLKSCVQRRDEQVVALEAELAQLREELQLLTSSQRVKEGDAAAGDQVHKDGSGSETESEQPFESLEEDSQLLRLEEELQQLREELQQARYHGTELQEKMASSAAASSTAERVSEQREAELQAALTEAQSRIASLRLDFQASLQVLFPGVCVEAEQSDWLQLFIQTVQESKGEAERSHSEVQSRLTEAQRKQTELQTEFDQKMKLLQETEAELQALQRRSEEEENVWKKKLCEAEQQKQTVLDQLQLLEDRAQTENTQQLKEQLMLLEAQLEKQLEEASFSQSCSEELAQVQSQLQQVSIRLQSEQEQRQQLDADLQQARQEVLELQQKLEAVQRSAASLQEAPVEVKEETPV, via the exons ATGGATGTCTACGACCCACAGACACTCGGCTTCCTGGTCTTTGGAGGCTTCATGATCATCTCGGCGCTCGGTATCGCCCTCGTCTCCACGCTCTCCATGAAGGAGACGTCGTATGAGGAGGCGCTGGCCAAACAGCGGCACCAGCTCGTCCAAACACAGACCCAGAAAGCagataagaagaagaaggacaagaccctggagaagaagaacaaagcCAAGAAGAAGGAAGACCGGCCCGATGGGAAGCTCTCAGATCCAGGCAGTGATGGTGGCGAGGAGCCGGAGGTGGTGACTTGCACTGAACCAGAATCTGACCCAGAACCTGTCTCTGAGTCTGATGCTGCCCATGAGCCCAGACCAATgcctgaaccagaaccagaacccaCTGTGGTATTAGCTACCACCATCATGTCTGCTCCAGCCCCCTCAccgaaggagaagaagaagaagaagtcagccAAGGTTGAGCCAGCTGCAGTGGTGGAAACCGTTGCTAAGGAAGTTCTGGTCACACTCATGGCGCCGGTCGTCGATGCTTCTCCCGTGAACGTCGTCCCTGAAGTCACCAAAGAACCGACTGCTGCCAAAACTGAAGAACCAAAAGAGACGttgagcaagaagaagaagtccaAGAGACCTGAGCCAG tgACTGACTCTGCTAAATCCTCCCACCTGCCGCCGCATGGCGAGCTGCTGTCCGCCGTATCCAACATGGCGCTCAGCGAGGACGAGATGCACAAACTCATGGAGGTCCTGAACCAGAAGGCCGGGGTCCGCCAAGGCTCCTGGCAGCTG GCGAGTCAGAGAGGAGATCCACTGTCCGCTCTGaagaaacagctggaggagaaagaaaagctgCTGACCTCCGAGCAGGACGGCGCCATGACTGCCAAAAACCGCCTGCGAGAGCTCAGCAAG GAGCTTGGTGCAGAGAAATCCAAGATGGCTTCTTTGGAGGCCCGTCTGAAGGCGGAGCAGAGTGCTCGAGTTCAGGAGGTCAACGGCCTGCAGGCCAAAATCCAGACTGCTGACCAGGAGCACCTGAAACATACCCAGCAGCTGAACCAGAAG ATCGGGAGTCTGCAGGAACAGCTGGAGAACGGCCCGAATGCTCAGCTGGCccggctgcagcaggagaacTCCATCCTCCGAGATGCCCTGAACCAGGCGACCAGCCAGGCTGAGAGCAG GCAAAATGCGGAGCTGGCCTGCCTCAGGCAGGACTGTGTCCGTCTGGGTCGGGAGTTGACCGAGCGTACTGACGCTCTGCGGACCGACGAGGGGCGCAGGAAGAGTCTGGAGGCCAAGATGGCCGCTGTCGAGCAAGAACTGGCCCAAGCCCAG ctgGTCCACGGGGACACTGAGCGCGCTCTGCAGCAGCGACTGGAGGAAGTGTGTTCGGACCTGAAAGCCTCGCAGCAGGAAGCTGCTGCCGTTAGCG AGCTGCAGGGGGCACTGGTGTCCAGAGAGGCTGAGCTGCAGGAGCTCAAGGTCCAGCTGGAGAACAAGGCTGCAGTCCAG gtggACGAGTCGTCTGAAgtgcagcagctgaagagcTG tGTGCAGCGCAGAGACGAGCAGGTCGTCGCTCTGGAGGCGGAGCTCGCTCAGCTGAGGGAGGAGCTACAGCTGCTGACATCATCACAGAG AGTGAAGGAAGGTGACGCAGCAGCTGGAGATCAGGTGCACAAAGAC GGATCAGGAAGTGAGACAGAGTCCGAGCAGCCGTTTGAAAG TCTGGAGGAAGACTCTCAGCTGCTGCGTCTGGAGGAAGAACTTCAGCAGCTCAGAGAGGAGCTCCAACAGGCCCGCTACCACGGCACC gagctgcaggagaaaatGGCGTCGTCAGCAGCGGCGTCTTCGACTGCAGAGCGTGTGAGCGAGCAGAGAGAGGCGGAGCTTCAAGCAGCGCTG aCTGAAGCTCAGTCCAGGATTGCGTCCCTGCGTTTGGACTTCCAGGCGTCACTGCAGGTTCTGTTTCCTGGCGTCTGTGTGGAGGCGGAGCAG agcGACTGGCTGCAACTCTTCATTCAGACAGTTCAGGAGAGTAAAGGTGAAGCAGAGAGGTCTCACTCTGAG GTGCAGTCGAGGCTGACGGAGGCTCAGAGGAAACAGACGGAGCTGCAGACGGAGTTTGATCAGAaaatgaagctgctgcaggaaacT GAGGCGGAGCTTCAGGCTCTGCAGCGACgctctgaagaagaagaaaacgtgTGGAAGAAGAAACTGTGTGAAgctgagcagcagaaacaaaca GTCCtggatcagctgcagctgctggaggaccgagctcagacagaaaacactcaGCAG CTGAAGGAGCAGCTGATGCTGTTGGAGGCTCAGCTGGAGAAACAACTGGAGGAGGCCAGCTTCAGTCAGAGCTGCAGCGAGGAGCTCGCTCAG gtgcagtctcagctgcagcaggtgtCCATCAGGCTGCAGTCGGAGCaggagcagagacagcagctggACGCAGATCTGCAGCAG GCTCGACAGGAAGTGTTGGAGTTGCAGCAGAAGCTGGAGGCTGTTCAGAGATCTGCTGCTTCACTCCAG GAGGCGCcggtggaggtgaaggaggagacgCCGGTGTGA
- the pet117 gene encoding protein PET117 homolog, mitochondrial: MSTTSKVVLGVSVVLTLSTVAAVHLKQTWDRQRLHEGVVRDLERVERKKENLRLLEEQRTLTRQLEEDRRRRETELRPQDH, from the exons ATGTCTACAACCTCCAAAGTGGTTCTGGGAGTTTCTGTGGTTCTGACTCTGAGCACCGTGGCTGCTGTTCACCTCAAACAGACCTGGGACAGACAG CGTCTCCACGAGGGCGTGGTCAGAGATCTGGAGCgggtggagaggaagaaggagaatctgaggctgctggaggagcagaggactCTTACcagacagctggaggaggacagaCGACGCAGAGAGACGGAGCTCCGCCCACAGGACCACTGA